Within Candidatus Auribacterota bacterium, the genomic segment CAAACGCAGCTGCCCGGCGATTCACAAGATGGGGACGGATCTGGCCGTGCCGGGAGACAAGCTCGAAGATATGATTAATTACTATGAGGGCCTCCTCACGCCCTCGGGCATGCAGTATGCTATTTTCGGCCACATCGGAGAGCATCATCTCCACGTCAACATTTTGCCGCGAACGGAGAGGGAGATCGAGCAGGCGAAGCGCATCATCAGAGATTTTGCCCGGAAGGCTGTGGCATTCGGGGGGACCATCTCCGCCGAGCACGGCATCGGTAAAATCAAACATCCCTACCTCGAGATTTTGTATGGACTGGATGGCATGCGGGAGATGGCGAGGGTAAAGAGAGCACTCGATCCCCGAGGGATCCTCTGCAGGGGCAATATCTTTCCCTCCGACCTGCTCTAGGTACTGCGGCAGACGCACCCGAGCTCCATCTGGCTCATGCCCCCGGCCTCTTCCGCTCCCGGGACCGGTTCCGCCACTCACGCCCCGCGAGCTGTTTGACCTTCTCGCGCACGCGGGGAAGGCTCCCCTCGACCACCGCTCCCGCGGCGAACCAGTGCCCGCCGCCGCCGAGGTCGCGCGCGATCCCGTTGACCCTGAAGAAATTCTTGGAACGCAAACTCACCTTGACCCTTCCCTCGGGGAGCTGCCGCAGCAGCACCACGAGCTCCACCGTCTTTATCGATCTGACATAATCGAGGAGGTAGTTCTCGCTCCCCTCCGGGTCCGCTCCCGAGTAGGCGTACATTCTGCCGCTCACGGTCATCCAGGCGATCCGGCCACCGTGCTCAAATCGGAGCGAGTTCAGCGCGCGGCCGAAGAGCTCGACCTCCGCCGCCGTGTGCGTCTGATACAGCCTGTCAAACACGTCGTAGGGTCTGACCCCCGTCTCGAGGAGCTCGGCGACAATCCGGTGCGTTTCGGCATCCATCTTCGTGTACGTAAATCCACCGCTATCGGTATAGATGGCCACGTAGAGGGCGAGTGCGATCCTCCTGTCCAGGCGGCATCCAAGCTCCCTGCCGAGCTGATAGATGAGTTTCCCGGTGGACACCGCATTCTCATCCACGATGTTGA encodes:
- a CDS encoding bifunctional oligoribonuclease/PAP phosphatase NrnA, yielding MAYRTESNWNKVIPIIKNGARFVITGHEHADGDALGSQVALYYFLRQMGKRVRAINCDEPQRRLCFIDPERVVETCEPEGARRAFAACDAWIIVDTSALLRIGSLGELAHRLTCPRIVIDHHVFAPEEAFADINIVDENAVSTGKLIYQLGRELGCRLDRRIALALYVAIYTDSGGFTYTKMDAETHRIVAELLETGVRPYDVFDRLYQTHTAAEVELFGRALNSLRFEHGGRIAWMTVSGRMYAYSGADPEGSENYLLDYVRSIKTVELVVLLRQLPEGRVKVSLRSKNFFRVNGIARDLGGGGHWFAAGAVVEGSLPRVREKVKQLAGREWRNRSRERKRPGA